The window GAGCGCCAGTGGTACGAGAAGTGCTACATCGGACGTGGCGACAGAATCAAGCAACTCACCTGGCGGGCAATTATCATGGGATGGGTGCTGGGCGGCATACTCTCGCTGACTAATATCTACATCGGACTGAAGGCCGGATGGGGGTTCGGGGTCGCTATCACGGCGTGCATTCTATCTTACGCCATCTGGACCGGCTTCTACAAGATGAGGATCGCCCGCACGCAGATGACGATTCTGGAAAACAACTGCATGCAATCCACGGCCAGCGCAGCGGGTTACTCGACCGGCGGGACCCTGATCTCGGCCTTTGCCGCCTATATCATGATTAACAATGCCACCCTTCCTTTATCTATCATGCTCGCCTGGGTCTTCTTTGTCGCCATTCTCGGCGTTACCATGGCTGTACCCATGAAACGGCAGATGATCAATGTCGAACAGCTTCGTTTCCCCAGTGGAATCGCGGCGGCCGAGACACTGAGGGCGCTTCATGCCACAGGTCAGAAGGGGATGCGTTCGGCACGGGCTCTGAGCATCGCCGGGTTGTTGGCAATGGTGAGCGCTTTCCTTACTGACGGTCTTCGTCTGATCAGCGCCCGCTTTGAAGCTCTCCAGATATCGACCCTTGTCGGCAAGTTGAACTCAGCTACGTTGGGCGACGCCTGGATTGGTCGGACGGTGACATTCGCATGGGATCCTATTTTTATTGCCGCCGGAATGTTTGTGGGGATGCGGGTGGCCATCAGCATGTTTGTCGGGTCGATTCTTTGCTGGATGATCTTCGTCCCGTTGGTGCAGGCGTATGTCCCCGAAGCGAGCGGCGCGACCGGTTTCCGCACCCTGGTGCAGTGGACACTCTGGGGCGGGACGGCCTGCATGGTGACATCGGGGATTCTTTCAGTGTTCTTCCAGTGGCGGAGTGCCCTGAGCGCGTTCCGAGGTCTCGGTGACATGGTCTTCAAGCGTGGGGGCAGGAAGCGCGACGAACTCGCTGCAATCGAGACTCCCGGCTCCTGGTTTCTGTTCGGGCAGATCGTGGCGCTGGTCGCACTGGCAATTCTCGCGCACCATACGTTTGCTATGCCTTACTGGCAGAGTTTTGTCGCAGTGATTCTCAGTTTCGCGCTGGCCCTGGTGGCGTGCCGAGTGACCGGCGAGACCGACACCACTCCCGTGGGAGCAATGGGCAAGATCACACAGTTGACTTTCGGTGCACTCTCACCGGGGAACATGAACGTGAACCTGATGTCGGCGAATATCACGGCCGGCGCGGCGACATCCTCGGCCGACCTGCTTACCGACCTTAAGAGCGGGTATCTTCTTGGGGCACACCCACGCAAGCAGTTCATCGCACAGTTTGCCGGTATTTTCATAGGAACCCTCGTGACCGTGGCAGCTTTCCGTATCCTTGTCCCCGATGCCACCGTGCTGGGCACGGACCAGTTCCCCGCACCGGCGGCGCAGACCTGGA is drawn from Candidatus Zixiibacteriota bacterium and contains these coding sequences:
- a CDS encoding OPT family oligopeptide transporter, with protein sequence MSTHPQAKAPSESDKAAAPHDAYENYELPVDGFKGTPEEIERQWYEKCYIGRGDRIKQLTWRAIIMGWVLGGILSLTNIYIGLKAGWGFGVAITACILSYAIWTGFYKMRIARTQMTILENNCMQSTASAAGYSTGGTLISAFAAYIMINNATLPLSIMLAWVFFVAILGVTMAVPMKRQMINVEQLRFPSGIAAAETLRALHATGQKGMRSARALSIAGLLAMVSAFLTDGLRLISARFEALQISTLVGKLNSATLGDAWIGRTVTFAWDPIFIAAGMFVGMRVAISMFVGSILCWMIFVPLVQAYVPEASGATGFRTLVQWTLWGGTACMVTSGILSVFFQWRSALSAFRGLGDMVFKRGGRKRDELAAIETPGSWFLFGQIVALVALAILAHHTFAMPYWQSFVAVILSFALALVACRVTGETDTTPVGAMGKITQLTFGALSPGNMNVNLMSANITAGAATSSADLLTDLKSGYLLGAHPRKQFIAQFAGIFIGTLVTVAAFRILVPDATVLGTDQFPAPAAQTWKGVAEAMALGLSTMHPVKIWAIVIGGLVGIILPLLSRLFPRQQQWIPSAAGVGLAWVFQWFYGLLFFIGAVIGYAWQKKNAANCEEYLFPVASGIVAGGALMGVILVFWESGADILRQFFG